The Anopheles coluzzii chromosome 2, AcolN3, whole genome shotgun sequence genome window below encodes:
- the LOC120949045 gene encoding protein Aster-B-like isoform X2 gives MLCFVQGIASMNHGSGTASGNNNTVMVRSNSKLGSSEASSTSSASSSSPAGKRLYKARRMMLRKSRSANSVGLGTRPLPLSSTIEPLSSVDTPGGQPEGAAHLNVLSRSPSHSTTKSDPKSLKSLSPSARSSTVRSSSPHPLKSFSSTRDAGVDKPDKPEKHHKKKEGGLSWEQKKFAQHFAQVPDDEVVLDYFSCALVGDILLQGYLYITQNYFAFYSNVFGYVTKLLIPTVSVLDISREKTAYMFPNAVGVKTRDDRHVFGSFLSREAAYYLMCSVWERATTPHSDSLGSIQHTRLAPLLHAEGSEGSLDEDSSCYDGNESSFHGKDDLPDLLDSGDSHEKQLNATEGGGTNQSSDDSTVLLKQKKLKKELLLKSPAIVKSPAILKVAVAAGALEGLKAGDKALPLLLAGDGTMGSSIGASGAGGVGGAGRGVYGDGAGRSRLSLLKQKLRHILPSDFGIIHIGLILAVLLALFSCFLAYKIYALQARLAAPPIRLGDDTDFYLDVLRWQKRLHSKSKEEAQIVLSSNLEQIIKVRKSLETLSLLIQDSGTDGSGSGGREDTPDAALLSAMIAGESGRVVLDRDGGSLNQQYFHEDAT, from the exons ATGTTGTGCTTTGTGCAGGGCATCGCTAGCATGAACCACGGTAGCGGCACTGCcagcggcaacaacaacaccgtcATGGtacgcagcaacagcaagctCGGCTCGTCCGAGGCGTCGTCCACGTCGTCGGCATCGTCCTCGTCGCCGGCTGGCAAGCGGCTGTACAAGGCCCGTCGCATGATGCTCCGTAAATCCAG ATCCGCCAACAGTGTGGGACTAGGAACGCGACCCCTGCCACTGTCCAGCACGATAGAACCGCTCAGCAGTGTGGATACCCCCGGTGGGCAGCCGGAGGGTGCGGCCCACCTAAATGTACTCTCACGCAGCCCTAGTCATTCGACGACGAAGAGCGATCCCAA ATCGCTCAAATCGCTGTCACCGTCGGCCCGGTCGTCCACCGTACGCAGCTCTAGTCCACATCCGCTGAAATCGTTCAGCAGCACGCGGGACGCGGGCGTCGACAAGCCGGACAAGCCGGAGAAGCACCACAAGAAGAAGGAGGGCGGCCTGTCCTGGGAGCAGAAAAAGTTTGCCCAACACTTTGCGCAAGTGCCGGACGATGAGGTGGTGCTGGATT ATTTTTCCTGCGCCCTCGTTGGCGACATCCTGCTGCAGGGCTACCTGTACATCACGCAGAACTATTTCGCCTTCTACTCGAACGTGTTTGGCTACGTGACGAAG CTCCTGATACCGACCGTTTCCGTGCTGGACATATCGCGCGAAAAGACGGCCTACATGTTCCCGAACGCGGTCGGCGTGAAGACGCGCGACGATCGGCACGTGTTCGGCAGCTTCCTGAGCCGCGAAGCCGCCTACTATCTGATGTGCAGCGTGTGGGAGCGGGCGACCACGCCGCACAGCGACTCGCTCGGCAGCATTCAGCACACCCGGCTCGCCCCGCTGCTGCACGCCGAAGGCTCGGAAGGCTCGCTGGACGAGGACAGCAGCTGCTACGACGGCAACGAGAGCTCGTTCCACGGGAAGGACGATCTGCCCGACCTGCTCGATTCGGGCGACTCGCACGAGAAGCAGCTGAATGCGACCGAGGGCGGCGGCACGAATCAATCGTCCGATG ATTCCACCGTGCTGCTGAAGCAGAAGAAACTTAAAAAGGAACTGCTGCTCAAATCGCCCGCCATCGTGAAAAGCCCAGCCATTCTCAAGGTGGCGGTTGCGGCCGGCGCCCTCGAGGGGCTGAAGGCAGGCGACAAGgcgctgccgttgctgctcgCTGGCGACGGGACGATGGGCAGTTCGATCGGTGCCAGCGGTGCCGGCGGTGTCGGTGGTGCAGGTCGTGGTGTTTACGGTGACGGCGCCGGCCGCAGCAGACTGTCCCTGCTGAAGCAGAAGCTCCGGCACATCCTTCCCTCCGATTTTGGTATTATACACATAGGATTAATATTAGCTGTCCTGCTGGCACTGTTCTCCTGCTTCCTGGCCTACAAGATCTACGCGCTGCAGGCTCGTCTCGCCGCACCGCCTATCCGATTG GGTGACGATACAGACTTCTATCTCGATGTGCTCCGGTGGCAGAAGCGGCTgcacagcaaaagcaaagaGGAGGCCCAGATCGTGCTGAGCTCGAACCTGGAGCAGATCATCAAGGTGCGCAAGAGCCTGGAGACGCTGTCGCTGCTGATCCAGGACTCGGGCACCGATGGGAGTGGTAGCGGTGGGCGCGAGGACACGCCCGATGCAGCGCTGCTGAGCGCGATGATTGCGGGCGAATCGGGGCGCGTGGTGCTCGATCGGGACGGTGGCAGCTTAAATCAACAGTACTTCCACGAGGACGCCACATAG
- the LOC120951921 gene encoding uncharacterized protein LOC120951921 has product MTTEQVLMAVACCLLPALLLNVHSGGGGGADALATVDTSDATGQSFGHDWEPSSAAELRAVLRSFARSKEEADAPEPAGKQLPTFSSAPLGSATPCKCLHGICSCCLGVFSMNGCANLTYIPEDFAFEFRMIFNNRVLSKRRISGKNPKPICVHPPRFDFIEVCANFYDVYFVGRNMHVCMEMNGNFEGYELFSRSFNCLRIGDKGVKLMKPGETIGGSVNPSLEAEIDAGDDIEDYDEAVV; this is encoded by the exons ATGACGACGGAGCAGGTGCTAATGGCGGTTGCGTGCTGCTTGCTGCCGGCGTTGTTGCTTAACGTgcacagtggtggtggtggtggggctgATGCTCTTGCCACTGTGGACACTTCCGATGCAACTGGACAGTCTTTCGGCCACGATTGGGAACCATCGTCCGCTGCGGAGTTACGTGCCGTTCTTCGCT CCTTTGCCCGATCGAAGGAGGAAGCGGACGCTCCCGAACCGGCAGGCAAGCAACTGCCCACCTTCTCGTCGGCCCCGCTAGGATCGGCCACCCCTTGCAAATGTCTGCACGGGATCTGTAGCTGCTGTTTGG GTGTTTTCAGCATGAACGGGTGCGCCAACCTGACCTACATTCCCGAGGACTTTGCCTTTGAGTTTCGCATGATCTTCAACAATCGCGTACTGTCCAAGCGGCGCATCAGCGGGAAGAACCCGAAACCGATCTGCGTGCATCCGCCCCGGTTCGACTTTATCGAGGTGTGTGCCAACTTCTACGACGTCTACTTTGTCGGACGTAACATGCACGTGTGCATGGAGATGAACGGCAACTTCGAGGGGTACGAGCTGTTTTCCAG ATCGTTCAACTGCCTGCGGATAGGCGATAAGGGGGTGAAGCTGATGAAGCCGGGTGAAACGATTGGAGGATCGGTAAATCCATCTCTGGAGGCCGAGATCGATGCTGGGGACGATATCGAAGATTACGATGAAGCGGTCGTATga
- the LOC120949045 gene encoding uncharacterized protein LOC120949045 isoform X1 produces the protein MPAAAAMVSMPSEPPSYYADGPKKGSGKFLTHFARRLRIGKGSSKAKGASANAAQNELLEMDSEEDRHCGGESEEIVILRHPAAAGTPDELLTGSSGAESATMVLLVPGTVAPPPPPPFKRGNSFRQSLSYLLKRTRPKLTERSCTSDSDVVHELDEDAARAGGGGGARGKRPVLDAFLPEQVPAKRHSTGDIFNEDLDATERAQGLGVPGPGRHRRVHSDSTGCGPMAGKPPSSSRPGQPKSANSVGLGTRPLPLSSTIEPLSSVDTPGGQPEGAAHLNVLSRSPSHSTTKSDPKSLKSLSPSARSSTVRSSSPHPLKSFSSTRDAGVDKPDKPEKHHKKKEGGLSWEQKKFAQHFAQVPDDEVVLDYFSCALVGDILLQGYLYITQNYFAFYSNVFGYVTKLLIPTVSVLDISREKTAYMFPNAVGVKTRDDRHVFGSFLSREAAYYLMCSVWERATTPHSDSLGSIQHTRLAPLLHAEGSEGSLDEDSSCYDGNESSFHGKDDLPDLLDSGDSHEKQLNATEGGGTNQSSDDSTVLLKQKKLKKELLLKSPAIVKSPAILKVAVAAGALEGLKAGDKALPLLLAGDGTMGSSIGASGAGGVGGAGRGVYGDGAGRSRLSLLKQKLRHILPSDFGIIHIGLILAVLLALFSCFLAYKIYALQARLAAPPIRLGDDTDFYLDVLRWQKRLHSKSKEEAQIVLSSNLEQIIKVRKSLETLSLLIQDSGTDGSGSGGREDTPDAALLSAMIAGESGRVVLDRDGGSLNQQYFHEDAT, from the exons ATGCCGGCCGCCGCGGCAATGGTTTCGATGCCGAGCGAACCGCCGTCGTACTACGCCGACGGGCCGAAAAAGGGCTCCGGCAAGTTTCTGACCCACTTCGCCCGCCGGCTCCGCATCGGCAAGGGCTCGTCCAAGGCGAAGGGCGCGTCGGCAAACGCTGCCCAGAACGAACTGCTCGAGATGGACTCGGAGGAGGACCGCCACTGCGGCGGAGAGTCGGAAGAGATTGTGATACTGCGCCATCCGGCCGCTGCCGGCACGCCGGACGAGCTGCTGACGGGCAGCTCGGGGGCCGAATCGGCCacgatggtgctgctggtgccggGGACGGtcgcaccaccgccgccgccaccgttcAAGCGGGGCAACTCGTTCCGCCAGAGCCTGAGCTATCTGCTCAAGCGCACCCGGCCGAAGCTGACGGAGCGGTCCTGCACCAGCGACAGTGACGTGGTGCACGAGCTGGACGAAGACGCGGCCCGGGCAGGGGGCGGCGGTGGGGCCCGCGGCAAGCGCCCCGTGCTGGATGCGTTCCTGCCCGAGCAGGTGCCGGCCAAGCGGCACAGCACCGGCGACATCTTCAACGAGGATCTGGACGCGACCGAGCGGGCCCAGGGCCTGGGAGTGCCCGGTCCCGGGCGGCATCGGCGCGTGCACTCCGACTCGACCGGCTGCGGGCCGATGGCGGGCAAGCCGCCGAGCTCCTCCCGACCCGGACAACCCAA ATCCGCCAACAGTGTGGGACTAGGAACGCGACCCCTGCCACTGTCCAGCACGATAGAACCGCTCAGCAGTGTGGATACCCCCGGTGGGCAGCCGGAGGGTGCGGCCCACCTAAATGTACTCTCACGCAGCCCTAGTCATTCGACGACGAAGAGCGATCCCAA ATCGCTCAAATCGCTGTCACCGTCGGCCCGGTCGTCCACCGTACGCAGCTCTAGTCCACATCCGCTGAAATCGTTCAGCAGCACGCGGGACGCGGGCGTCGACAAGCCGGACAAGCCGGAGAAGCACCACAAGAAGAAGGAGGGCGGCCTGTCCTGGGAGCAGAAAAAGTTTGCCCAACACTTTGCGCAAGTGCCGGACGATGAGGTGGTGCTGGATT ATTTTTCCTGCGCCCTCGTTGGCGACATCCTGCTGCAGGGCTACCTGTACATCACGCAGAACTATTTCGCCTTCTACTCGAACGTGTTTGGCTACGTGACGAAG CTCCTGATACCGACCGTTTCCGTGCTGGACATATCGCGCGAAAAGACGGCCTACATGTTCCCGAACGCGGTCGGCGTGAAGACGCGCGACGATCGGCACGTGTTCGGCAGCTTCCTGAGCCGCGAAGCCGCCTACTATCTGATGTGCAGCGTGTGGGAGCGGGCGACCACGCCGCACAGCGACTCGCTCGGCAGCATTCAGCACACCCGGCTCGCCCCGCTGCTGCACGCCGAAGGCTCGGAAGGCTCGCTGGACGAGGACAGCAGCTGCTACGACGGCAACGAGAGCTCGTTCCACGGGAAGGACGATCTGCCCGACCTGCTCGATTCGGGCGACTCGCACGAGAAGCAGCTGAATGCGACCGAGGGCGGCGGCACGAATCAATCGTCCGATG ATTCCACCGTGCTGCTGAAGCAGAAGAAACTTAAAAAGGAACTGCTGCTCAAATCGCCCGCCATCGTGAAAAGCCCAGCCATTCTCAAGGTGGCGGTTGCGGCCGGCGCCCTCGAGGGGCTGAAGGCAGGCGACAAGgcgctgccgttgctgctcgCTGGCGACGGGACGATGGGCAGTTCGATCGGTGCCAGCGGTGCCGGCGGTGTCGGTGGTGCAGGTCGTGGTGTTTACGGTGACGGCGCCGGCCGCAGCAGACTGTCCCTGCTGAAGCAGAAGCTCCGGCACATCCTTCCCTCCGATTTTGGTATTATACACATAGGATTAATATTAGCTGTCCTGCTGGCACTGTTCTCCTGCTTCCTGGCCTACAAGATCTACGCGCTGCAGGCTCGTCTCGCCGCACCGCCTATCCGATTG GGTGACGATACAGACTTCTATCTCGATGTGCTCCGGTGGCAGAAGCGGCTgcacagcaaaagcaaagaGGAGGCCCAGATCGTGCTGAGCTCGAACCTGGAGCAGATCATCAAGGTGCGCAAGAGCCTGGAGACGCTGTCGCTGCTGATCCAGGACTCGGGCACCGATGGGAGTGGTAGCGGTGGGCGCGAGGACACGCCCGATGCAGCGCTGCTGAGCGCGATGATTGCGGGCGAATCGGGGCGCGTGGTGCTCGATCGGGACGGTGGCAGCTTAAATCAACAGTACTTCCACGAGGACGCCACATAG
- the LOC120949045 gene encoding protein Aster-B-like isoform X3: MLRKNRSLADLKGSPRKGLAKTFHAKGGIVAAECARLDIEGSANSVGLGTRPLPLSSTIEPLSSVDTPGGQPEGAAHLNVLSRSPSHSTTKSDPKSLKSLSPSARSSTVRSSSPHPLKSFSSTRDAGVDKPDKPEKHHKKKEGGLSWEQKKFAQHFAQVPDDEVVLDYFSCALVGDILLQGYLYITQNYFAFYSNVFGYVTKLLIPTVSVLDISREKTAYMFPNAVGVKTRDDRHVFGSFLSREAAYYLMCSVWERATTPHSDSLGSIQHTRLAPLLHAEGSEGSLDEDSSCYDGNESSFHGKDDLPDLLDSGDSHEKQLNATEGGGTNQSSDDSTVLLKQKKLKKELLLKSPAIVKSPAILKVAVAAGALEGLKAGDKALPLLLAGDGTMGSSIGASGAGGVGGAGRGVYGDGAGRSRLSLLKQKLRHILPSDFGIIHIGLILAVLLALFSCFLAYKIYALQARLAAPPIRLGDDTDFYLDVLRWQKRLHSKSKEEAQIVLSSNLEQIIKVRKSLETLSLLIQDSGTDGSGSGGREDTPDAALLSAMIAGESGRVVLDRDGGSLNQQYFHEDAT; this comes from the exons ATCCGCCAACAGTGTGGGACTAGGAACGCGACCCCTGCCACTGTCCAGCACGATAGAACCGCTCAGCAGTGTGGATACCCCCGGTGGGCAGCCGGAGGGTGCGGCCCACCTAAATGTACTCTCACGCAGCCCTAGTCATTCGACGACGAAGAGCGATCCCAA ATCGCTCAAATCGCTGTCACCGTCGGCCCGGTCGTCCACCGTACGCAGCTCTAGTCCACATCCGCTGAAATCGTTCAGCAGCACGCGGGACGCGGGCGTCGACAAGCCGGACAAGCCGGAGAAGCACCACAAGAAGAAGGAGGGCGGCCTGTCCTGGGAGCAGAAAAAGTTTGCCCAACACTTTGCGCAAGTGCCGGACGATGAGGTGGTGCTGGATT ATTTTTCCTGCGCCCTCGTTGGCGACATCCTGCTGCAGGGCTACCTGTACATCACGCAGAACTATTTCGCCTTCTACTCGAACGTGTTTGGCTACGTGACGAAG CTCCTGATACCGACCGTTTCCGTGCTGGACATATCGCGCGAAAAGACGGCCTACATGTTCCCGAACGCGGTCGGCGTGAAGACGCGCGACGATCGGCACGTGTTCGGCAGCTTCCTGAGCCGCGAAGCCGCCTACTATCTGATGTGCAGCGTGTGGGAGCGGGCGACCACGCCGCACAGCGACTCGCTCGGCAGCATTCAGCACACCCGGCTCGCCCCGCTGCTGCACGCCGAAGGCTCGGAAGGCTCGCTGGACGAGGACAGCAGCTGCTACGACGGCAACGAGAGCTCGTTCCACGGGAAGGACGATCTGCCCGACCTGCTCGATTCGGGCGACTCGCACGAGAAGCAGCTGAATGCGACCGAGGGCGGCGGCACGAATCAATCGTCCGATG ATTCCACCGTGCTGCTGAAGCAGAAGAAACTTAAAAAGGAACTGCTGCTCAAATCGCCCGCCATCGTGAAAAGCCCAGCCATTCTCAAGGTGGCGGTTGCGGCCGGCGCCCTCGAGGGGCTGAAGGCAGGCGACAAGgcgctgccgttgctgctcgCTGGCGACGGGACGATGGGCAGTTCGATCGGTGCCAGCGGTGCCGGCGGTGTCGGTGGTGCAGGTCGTGGTGTTTACGGTGACGGCGCCGGCCGCAGCAGACTGTCCCTGCTGAAGCAGAAGCTCCGGCACATCCTTCCCTCCGATTTTGGTATTATACACATAGGATTAATATTAGCTGTCCTGCTGGCACTGTTCTCCTGCTTCCTGGCCTACAAGATCTACGCGCTGCAGGCTCGTCTCGCCGCACCGCCTATCCGATTG GGTGACGATACAGACTTCTATCTCGATGTGCTCCGGTGGCAGAAGCGGCTgcacagcaaaagcaaagaGGAGGCCCAGATCGTGCTGAGCTCGAACCTGGAGCAGATCATCAAGGTGCGCAAGAGCCTGGAGACGCTGTCGCTGCTGATCCAGGACTCGGGCACCGATGGGAGTGGTAGCGGTGGGCGCGAGGACACGCCCGATGCAGCGCTGCTGAGCGCGATGATTGCGGGCGAATCGGGGCGCGTGGTGCTCGATCGGGACGGTGGCAGCTTAAATCAACAGTACTTCCACGAGGACGCCACATAG
- the LOC120951920 gene encoding methyltransferase-like protein 17, mitochondrial — protein sequence MSVFLSNFRVPHCSKGFQLCSVVTTLGKLRYTTKVRCELDATTEKAIAEGGLKPRKHRGRIKCNNTAVPEEIHDAMIRCAKDHPLKSLIADGQRLNNCVRSRKWYPLDGTAPNRGAERAIERTPPSARRHDASVFDLHDEYSCLTQLFGRSDAEYAVLRRIFTEIDQRDPELRPRSFLDFGAGVGTGTWAVADFWRDHLFEILSVDKSRHANDLAELVLRQGDPNRASMVRNVFYRQFLPASPDRKYDIVLSAFSLFDQPSRRRLYELVDQLYGTFDKYLILVEQGSNAGFQLLDGVRNHIRRNHDADEKHLFAPCPHSMGCPRMIKDDGTPCNFEATYTRNFPALGGHQYGSILYSYLVYRRNPPDSAHGFPRLVRPTAVRSKHCVCHVCAADGQLRDVSFTTSKHGQIVHRCAKASRWGDLLPMRIQWLNGAEDDELSVET from the exons ATGAGTGTTTTTCTAAGCAACTTCAGAGTGCCACACTGCAGCAAAGGCTTTCAGCTGTGCTCTGTGGTAACCACGCTCGGTAAGCTCCGGTACACCACCAAGGTAAGGTGTGAGCTCGATGCGACCACCGAAAAAGCGATTGCCGAGGGTGGCCTCAAGCCTCGCAAGCATCGGGGCCGCATCAAGTGCAACAATACGGCGGTGCCTGAGGAAATACACGACGCGATGATCCGCTGCGCCAAGGACCATCCACTGAAGAGTCTGATAGCCGATGGGCAACGATTGAACAATTGTGTTCGCTCGCGCAAATGGTATCCGCTCGATGGTACGGCCCCGAACCGGGGTGCGGAACGGGCGATCGAACGGACGCCGCCCAGTGCCCGGCGGCACGACGCGTCCGTGTTTGACCTGCACGACGAGTACAGCTGCCTGACGCAGCTGTTCGGCCGGTCCGATGCGGAGTACGCGGTGCTGCGGCGCATCTTCACCGAGATTGACCAGCGCGATCCGGAGCTGCGGCCGCGCAGCTTTCTCGACTTTGGGGCGGGCGTCGGTACGGGCACGTGGGCGGTGGCCGACTTTTGGCGCGACCACCTGTTCGAGATACTGTCGGTGGACAAATCGCGCCACGCGAACGATCTGGCCGAGCTGGTGCTGCGCCAGGGCGATCCGAACCGGGCGAGCATGGTGCGGAACGTGTTCTACCGGCAGTTTCTTCCGGCGAGCCCGGATCGCAAGTACGACATCGTGCTGAGCGCGTTTTCGCTCTTCGATCAACCGTCCCGGCGGCGGCTGTACGAGCTGGTGGACCAGCTGTACGGCACGTTCGACAAGTATCTGATCCTGGTGGAGCAAGGCTCGAACGCGGGCTTCCAGCTGCTGGACGGCGTGCGCAATCACATCCGGCGGAATCACGATGCGGACGAGAAGCATCTCTTCGCACCG TGTCCCCACAGCATGGGCTGCCCGCGGATGATCAAGGACGATGGTACGCCGTGCAACTTTGAGGCCACCTACACGCGCAACTTTCCCGCCCTGGGTGGACATCAGTACGGTAGCATTCTTTACTCGTACCTGGTGTACAGGAGGAACCCTCCGGACAGTGCGCACGGGTTTCCGCGACTCGTACGCCCGACGGCGGTGCGCTCCAAGCATTGCGTGTGTCACGTTTGCGCGGCGGACGGACAGCTGCGTGACGTTTCCTTTACCACGTCGAAACACGGCCA gatTGTACATCGATGCGCCAAGGCTAGCCGGTGGGGCGATCTACTTCCAATGCGTATCCAGTGGTTGAATGGCGCGGAGGACGACGAACTCAGCGTGGAGACTTGA